One genomic window of Vibrio mangrovi includes the following:
- a CDS encoding SPOR domain-containing protein: protein MMTVTKSTLMSLALFYSAFWAHWVNAQEEFLCDATQASTQELPVLDRACPVGEGLWGKRQPQGKDSMFWIQCGIFKQPMPLEDAKVLYQQISTDVWMKPGTNQYRCLIGPYDNIRQARLELDKIRQLPDYHEAFIREVSKNRKLSSVSRPQKVSPPKKASAPKSRPAQPPAPQTVAPQTPMAQPKAPTPHPVAEPAKSPSAAITIPAAGNITIRKQTAIAGVNYAIPFLGREASQFYMEYELPWNRLSYDQAYATCQKIGMNLATERQWHQLLASQVMTREKWPVYLPYWGVNKKGMFTSGKVSQLKGTSLLNVLCVQ, encoded by the coding sequence ATGATGACAGTCACCAAAAGTACCCTGATGAGTCTCGCCTTATTTTATTCCGCTTTCTGGGCTCACTGGGTGAATGCACAAGAAGAATTTCTTTGTGATGCAACGCAGGCATCGACACAGGAGCTCCCTGTTCTTGACCGGGCGTGTCCTGTTGGCGAAGGCTTATGGGGAAAGCGCCAGCCTCAGGGCAAGGATTCCATGTTTTGGATCCAGTGTGGTATTTTCAAACAGCCGATGCCATTAGAGGATGCGAAAGTTCTCTACCAGCAAATTTCCACAGATGTCTGGATGAAACCCGGAACCAATCAGTACCGCTGTCTGATCGGGCCGTATGATAATATTCGTCAGGCAAGACTGGAGCTGGATAAAATCCGTCAACTACCTGACTATCATGAAGCCTTTATCCGGGAAGTGAGTAAAAACCGAAAGTTATCTTCGGTATCCAGGCCGCAAAAAGTATCTCCTCCAAAGAAAGCATCTGCTCCTAAAAGCAGACCTGCTCAGCCACCAGCACCTCAAACGGTGGCTCCTCAAACACCAATGGCTCAGCCAAAAGCACCGACGCCTCATCCTGTGGCAGAACCGGCTAAGTCTCCTTCAGCAGCAATAACAATCCCGGCTGCAGGAAATATCACCATCCGCAAACAGACAGCGATTGCAGGTGTTAACTATGCGATTCCGTTTCTGGGGAGGGAAGCTTCTCAGTTTTATATGGAATATGAACTGCCCTGGAATCGGTTAAGCTATGATCAGGCATATGCGACCTGCCAAAAAATTGGCATGAATCTGGCGACAGAGCGTCAATGGCACCAACTATTGGCGTCTCAGGTTATGACCCGGGAAAAATGGCCGGTTTATCTCCCTTATTGGGGAGTGAATAAAAAAGGCATGTTCACTAGTGGAAAGGTAAGTCAGTTAAAAGGGACATCATTACTGAATGTTCTTTGTGTTCAATAG
- a CDS encoding sugar ABC transporter substrate-binding protein: MSNDDNFLNIIATNIEAAIDERGDDVYLDYAYWDFDTQLAQIKSFVKVGVDAIIVVAVSGDEKYNQQLIQAAGRTPIVFVNNEPFADLSKLPEDVVYVGADEAMSGTMEMEALAKLANYQGRVALLVGAADHPAAKMRTQDVKDVLAKYPGMELVVSQVGNWQRNQGYKIVTNWVAQKIDFNILVSNNDEMVIGGMMALQDAKLNVKSYFTGGIDATQDALKEMEKGNLDVTVLQDAVAQARGSVDVSYKLMARQHVESPYWIPFRLITPENYKQLLNN; the protein is encoded by the coding sequence ATGAGCAATGATGATAACTTCCTGAATATCATCGCGACCAATATTGAGGCAGCAATTGATGAGCGGGGAGATGATGTTTATCTGGATTATGCCTATTGGGATTTTGATACCCAACTGGCACAGATCAAAAGTTTCGTGAAGGTTGGTGTTGACGCCATTATTGTTGTCGCTGTTTCCGGAGATGAGAAATATAACCAGCAACTGATTCAGGCTGCCGGTCGTACACCGATAGTATTTGTAAACAACGAGCCTTTTGCCGATTTGTCTAAGCTGCCGGAAGATGTGGTTTATGTCGGTGCGGATGAAGCTATGTCCGGTACGATGGAGATGGAAGCATTGGCGAAGCTGGCAAACTACCAGGGCCGTGTTGCTTTATTAGTCGGGGCTGCTGATCATCCGGCCGCTAAAATGAGAACTCAAGATGTGAAGGATGTTTTAGCTAAATATCCGGGAATGGAACTGGTTGTCAGTCAGGTTGGTAACTGGCAGAGAAATCAGGGCTATAAGATTGTTACCAACTGGGTAGCACAGAAAATTGATTTCAACATTCTGGTGTCGAACAACGATGAGATGGTCATTGGTGGAATGATGGCTCTACAGGATGCAAAGCTGAATGTGAAATCATATTTTACCGGTGGTATTGATGCAACGCAGGATGCATTAAAAGAGATGGAAAAAGGTAATCTTGATGTGACGGTATTACAGGATGCCGTTGCTCAGGCGAGAGGAAGTGTTGATGTGAGTTATAAACTCATGGCCAGACAGCACGTTGAATCACCTTATTGGATCCCATTCCGCTTAATCACGCCTGAAAATTATAAGCAGCTTTTAAATAATTAA
- a CDS encoding HAMP domain-containing methyl-accepting chemotaxis protein, giving the protein MMSLVKRIVSGFAILLVALLAMGMVSYYAMNQIQKDLHRITDDTLPLSQRANDIKVNILQQNQIVMSMYNEDHLEHIDGIESSFNDIESRLTDMINTIPNDLIVQSEVLSEALTDIKQNRRNYSANSKELITLHRQSISINQKINSELKILNNLQRRLTYYLAKYSSSRYTDKDFQLTVVGLDREVKRVLNAFSTYLVDGKLAGFNTRLEGADVVISGLFKVIKQYDTDKGKLFTLMLEPLLFELTDPNGLYQLYNVQAQNKEQVNELLAETNKNIDGLLVSVNSFVGQAQEMVRNAQTDSEASIALIERVMLIVSAVAVLIAVMMPLRIAGWVRQALKRFREALMEMTQGDLRVRFDQSKRDEFGELGGYLNDLADNLRQTFSELISSADNLTQVSDGNARVSEQTTSAVSHQQQLLESTASAMTEMESSVAEVAQRAQDTMMAAEQASEQVQSVGQMIQQAVDNIKEQAEQIEETSQTALELNEYGQKIDGIIETIQEIAEQTNLLALNAAIEAARAGEQGRGFAVVADEVRLLASRTKNSTEEIQKMIEVMQNLIRAVVDTININVSKNETNIAAAEEADSGLRRMSGAITQIVEMNMQIATATEEQSATAKEISASVVHISDSAEETAQGAKNNADSSLSLKEQSYHQRQLIEKYRV; this is encoded by the coding sequence ATGATGTCTTTAGTAAAAAGAATTGTCAGTGGCTTTGCTATCTTGTTGGTTGCTCTGCTTGCGATGGGAATGGTTAGTTATTATGCCATGAATCAGATTCAGAAAGATTTACACCGAATTACAGATGATACTCTGCCACTCTCTCAGAGAGCTAATGATATTAAAGTAAATATTCTACAACAAAACCAGATTGTTATGTCAATGTACAACGAAGATCATCTGGAACATATTGATGGAATTGAATCATCATTCAACGATATTGAGTCTCGCTTGACTGATATGATAAATACTATTCCTAATGATTTAATTGTTCAGAGTGAAGTTTTGTCAGAAGCATTAACTGATATTAAACAGAATCGCCGGAACTACTCAGCTAATTCGAAAGAACTGATTACACTTCATCGTCAATCGATTTCGATTAACCAGAAGATCAACAGCGAGTTAAAAATTCTGAATAATCTACAACGTCGTCTGACTTATTATTTGGCTAAATATTCATCCAGCCGCTATACCGATAAAGATTTTCAGTTAACTGTGGTTGGTTTGGACAGAGAAGTGAAACGTGTGCTGAACGCATTTAGTACTTATCTGGTCGATGGCAAGCTGGCAGGTTTCAATACAAGACTCGAAGGTGCAGATGTTGTTATTTCCGGGCTATTTAAAGTCATCAAACAGTACGACACCGATAAAGGAAAATTGTTTACTCTGATGCTTGAGCCTCTCCTGTTCGAATTGACTGACCCGAATGGTCTTTATCAGCTCTATAATGTGCAGGCTCAGAACAAAGAGCAGGTGAACGAATTACTGGCGGAGACGAATAAGAATATTGATGGCTTACTGGTGTCGGTCAACTCATTTGTCGGACAGGCGCAGGAAATGGTCCGCAATGCTCAGACGGATTCGGAGGCCAGTATCGCACTAATTGAGCGGGTAATGCTTATCGTAAGTGCTGTCGCAGTTTTAATTGCAGTCATGATGCCGCTCAGAATTGCCGGGTGGGTAAGACAGGCTCTGAAGCGATTCCGGGAAGCATTGATGGAAATGACTCAGGGTGATTTGCGGGTCCGGTTTGATCAATCTAAAAGAGATGAATTTGGTGAGTTAGGCGGATATCTGAACGATTTAGCTGACAATCTGCGTCAGACATTTTCTGAACTGATCAGTTCGGCAGATAACCTGACTCAGGTTTCTGACGGAAATGCCAGAGTCAGCGAACAGACAACTTCTGCAGTGAGTCATCAGCAACAGTTACTTGAAAGCACTGCATCAGCCATGACTGAGATGGAAAGTTCTGTCGCAGAGGTTGCACAGCGGGCGCAGGATACAATGATGGCTGCGGAGCAGGCCAGTGAGCAGGTACAGAGTGTCGGGCAAATGATTCAGCAAGCCGTCGATAATATAAAAGAGCAGGCTGAGCAGATTGAAGAAACCTCACAAACGGCACTGGAACTGAACGAGTACGGACAGAAGATTGACGGCATTATTGAGACGATTCAGGAGATTGCCGAGCAGACCAATCTTCTGGCGTTAAATGCCGCGATTGAGGCCGCCCGTGCCGGAGAACAGGGCCGTGGGTTTGCGGTGGTTGCCGATGAGGTTCGCTTACTGGCAAGCCGGACTAAGAACTCCACAGAAGAGATTCAGAAGATGATCGAAGTGATGCAGAATCTGATTCGGGCTGTTGTCGATACAATCAATATCAACGTGAGTAAAAATGAGACGAACATTGCTGCGGCTGAAGAGGCAGATTCTGGTCTGCGCCGGATGAGCGGTGCGATTACTCAGATTGTGGAAATGAACATGCAAATTGCTACGGCAACAGAAGAGCAGAGTGCGACAGCAAAAGAAATCAGTGCCAGTGTTGTTCATATCAGTGATTCAGCAGAAGAAACCGCTCAGGGAGCCAAAAATAACGCAGATTCAAGTCTGAGCCTGAAAGAGCAGTCGTATCATCAGCGGCAGTTGATTGAAAAGTATCGGGTTTAG
- a CDS encoding helix-turn-helix transcriptional regulator, with product MRKSDRLFQLTNILRKHQPITAKKLAEKLMVSERTIYRYIDDLSVSGIPVYGEPGIGYRLSEGFELPPLQLSPNELEALITGVNFIASLTGKDFASSAHSLLSKIEAAMPDTLLFTADKDRTVRVPATHSKLSGYHLWEKVHSAIKSGSWLVMTYESISGNVTTRTVFPLGLFYWGGKWTVGCWCNLRSDYRDFRVDHIVDLNLSGETPVLPENISLQAYITIREKHESH from the coding sequence TTGAGAAAATCAGATCGACTTTTTCAACTGACAAATATTTTGCGTAAACATCAGCCGATTACGGCAAAGAAACTGGCTGAAAAATTGATGGTTTCTGAAAGAACTATCTATCGCTATATTGATGATTTATCCGTTTCCGGAATTCCTGTTTATGGGGAACCTGGCATTGGATACCGCTTATCCGAAGGATTTGAGTTACCACCACTACAACTGTCGCCGAATGAATTAGAAGCTCTGATTACCGGAGTGAATTTTATCGCATCATTAACTGGTAAAGACTTTGCATCTTCCGCCCATTCTCTGCTGTCCAAAATAGAAGCTGCGATGCCAGACACATTACTGTTTACCGCAGACAAAGATCGAACCGTCAGAGTTCCCGCAACCCACAGTAAGTTATCCGGGTATCATCTGTGGGAAAAAGTACATTCAGCAATAAAATCCGGAAGCTGGCTGGTAATGACTTATGAGTCTATCTCCGGGAATGTAACAACCCGAACCGTGTTCCCTTTAGGGCTATTCTATTGGGGAGGAAAATGGACTGTCGGTTGCTGGTGTAATTTACGCAGTGACTACCGGGACTTTAGAGTAGACCATATCGTTGATCTGAATCTCTCCGGTGAAACACCGGTATTACCGGAAAATATTTCTCTTCAGGCTTATATCACTATCCGGGAAAAACACGAAAGCCACTGA
- the yjfF gene encoding galactofuranose ABC transporter, permease protein YjfF: MIKRNLPLVITIIVFVIGYLICLVEFPAFASTRVICNILTDNAFLGIVAVGMTFVILSGGIDLSVGAVIAFTGVFLAKMIGDWNVAPQLAIVIVLVMGGTFGAGMGWIIHTLKIPPFIITLAGMFFLRGTSFLISEQSLPITHPFFRELSRSMWKIAGGGRLSLLAVIMLAVVVIGILLAHRTRFGNNVYAIGGNETSAGLMGVAVKQTTIGIYMLSTLLATTAGIVFAIYTSAGYPLAAVGVELDAIAAVVIGGTLLSGGVGTVFGSLFGVLIQGLIQTYITFDGTLSSWWTKIIIGILLFAFIGLQRLLIVISERNKVVNTIKAATAAGT, translated from the coding sequence ATGATAAAGCGTAATTTACCTCTCGTTATTACGATTATTGTCTTCGTGATTGGCTACCTGATCTGTCTGGTTGAATTTCCTGCTTTCGCATCCACACGAGTGATCTGTAATATTCTGACTGACAACGCCTTTCTGGGGATTGTTGCTGTCGGGATGACCTTTGTGATTCTTTCCGGCGGTATCGATTTGTCCGTCGGGGCCGTGATTGCGTTTACCGGCGTATTCCTAGCCAAGATGATAGGCGACTGGAATGTTGCTCCACAGCTGGCTATCGTGATTGTCCTGGTCATGGGCGGCACATTTGGCGCTGGCATGGGCTGGATAATCCATACATTAAAAATACCGCCGTTCATCATTACGCTGGCTGGTATGTTTTTCTTACGGGGAACCAGCTTTCTGATTTCAGAACAGTCACTGCCGATTACACATCCGTTCTTCAGAGAGCTTTCCCGGAGTATGTGGAAAATTGCCGGAGGCGGCCGACTCAGTCTGCTGGCCGTAATTATGCTGGCCGTCGTGGTTATCGGTATATTGCTGGCTCATCGAACCCGTTTTGGTAACAACGTTTATGCCATCGGAGGAAATGAGACATCTGCCGGATTAATGGGCGTTGCGGTCAAACAAACGACTATCGGCATTTATATGCTGTCGACCTTACTGGCGACAACCGCTGGTATTGTCTTTGCCATCTACACTTCAGCCGGTTATCCGCTAGCTGCAGTAGGCGTCGAACTGGATGCAATCGCAGCGGTCGTTATCGGCGGAACCCTGCTTTCCGGAGGCGTAGGCACAGTATTCGGATCTCTTTTTGGGGTGCTGATACAAGGGCTGATTCAGACTTATATCACCTTCGACGGAACACTGAGTTCATGGTGGACCAAAATAATCATCGGCATCCTGTTGTTCGCCTTTATCGGACTTCAGCGGCTACTGATTGTTATTTCGGAACGGAATAAAGTGGTGAACACCATTAAGGCTGCAACGGCCGCAGGGACTTAA
- the ytfT gene encoding galactofuranose ABC transporter, ATP-binding protein YtfT has protein sequence MNTSSLRAHISSDWKQKLPKGTPQIAALICVLLINSLAADNFFTINIQDGRLFGSVIDILNRCSPVALLTIGMTLVIATGGIDLSVGAVMAISGATFASLATQGYSVPVIILMSLLAGALCGLWNGFLVAVFKIQPIVATLILMVAGRGIAQLITEGQIVTFNNETLAWIGSGSFLYLPTPVVITIVVALAIWLLTKKTALGLFIEAVGINIKAAKNAGINAPTVVISTYMISGITAAIAGMIVAADIRGADANNAGLWLEMDAILAVVIGGTSLAGGRFNLFIALIGALIIQGVNTGILLSGYQPQWNQIVKAIVVLVVLVMQSPAVIQLLKGGRNHDKA, from the coding sequence ATGAATACATCAAGTTTACGTGCTCATATCAGCTCTGACTGGAAGCAGAAGTTGCCGAAAGGCACGCCGCAGATCGCAGCACTGATCTGCGTGTTATTAATCAACAGTCTCGCAGCAGACAACTTTTTTACCATCAATATTCAGGACGGCCGATTGTTCGGCAGTGTGATTGATATCCTCAACCGCTGCTCACCAGTAGCGTTGTTAACCATAGGAATGACGCTGGTCATTGCGACCGGTGGTATCGATTTATCTGTCGGCGCGGTCATGGCTATCAGTGGCGCAACGTTTGCCAGTCTTGCCACTCAGGGTTATTCAGTTCCGGTCATTATTCTGATGTCACTACTGGCTGGTGCCCTGTGTGGTTTATGGAATGGCTTTCTGGTGGCGGTATTCAAGATACAGCCCATTGTTGCCACTCTTATCCTGATGGTTGCCGGACGAGGCATTGCTCAACTGATTACCGAAGGGCAAATCGTCACCTTTAACAATGAAACACTCGCCTGGATAGGCAGTGGCTCTTTTCTGTACCTGCCGACACCGGTGGTCATCACGATAGTCGTCGCTCTGGCAATCTGGCTGCTAACCAAAAAAACGGCGCTGGGCTTATTTATTGAAGCGGTGGGAATTAATATCAAAGCCGCTAAAAATGCCGGGATCAATGCCCCGACTGTGGTGATATCCACTTATATGATCAGCGGAATTACCGCAGCGATTGCGGGAATGATTGTCGCTGCCGATATTCGGGGAGCCGATGCCAATAATGCCGGTTTATGGCTGGAAATGGATGCGATTCTCGCGGTAGTCATTGGGGGAACCTCTCTCGCGGGCGGGCGTTTTAATCTCTTTATCGCACTCATTGGTGCGCTGATTATTCAGGGCGTCAACACCGGGATTCTGCTTTCCGGCTATCAGCCACAGTGGAATCAGATCGTGAAAGCCATTGTTGTGTTAGTGGTTCTGGTGATGCAGTCTCCGGCTGTTATACAACTGCTGAAAGGAGGACGAAACCATGATAAAGCGTAA
- the ytfR gene encoding galactofuranose ABC transporter, ATP-binding protein YtfR, with amino-acid sequence MSLDRNNDIVLHAKGICKYFPGVRALNNVDFTLRRGEIMALLGENGAGKSTLIKSLTGVYQRDSGEITLDGESINPQSTADAQALGIGTVYQEVNLLPNMSIMDNLFIGHEPRKFGLVDRKTMQKKAREIVGQYNLNIDVTQPLNHFSVAIQQVIAIARAVSLSAKILILDEPTASLDSNEVEMLYGIMRNLRDQGISLVFITHFLDQVYEVSDRITVLRNGELVGSEETTKLPRIELIKMMLGRELEDNALERVGKTRLSDNPIAKFVQFGKKGTIEPFDLEIFPGEIVGLAGLLGSGRTETAQVIFGIEPNDSGESYIKDKSVKIRSARQASSLGFGFCPEDRKTDGIIASASVRENIILALQAQRGWFRPLSRTEQEEASERFIRQLSIKTPSIEQPIEFLSGGNQQKVLLARWLLTKPKFLILDEPTRGIDVGAHAEIIRLIESLCANGLGLLVISSELEELVGYADRVIVLRDRKQVAELPAEDLSVPNIMQAIAM; translated from the coding sequence ATGTCATTGGATAGGAATAATGACATCGTTTTACATGCCAAAGGAATTTGCAAATATTTTCCCGGAGTACGTGCTCTGAATAATGTCGATTTTACCCTGAGAAGAGGTGAAATCATGGCATTACTTGGCGAAAACGGTGCAGGAAAGTCCACATTAATAAAGTCACTGACCGGTGTTTATCAGCGTGACAGTGGTGAAATCACCTTAGATGGAGAATCCATAAATCCGCAAAGTACCGCTGATGCACAGGCGCTGGGAATAGGCACCGTTTATCAGGAAGTGAATCTGCTGCCGAATATGTCCATTATGGATAACCTGTTTATCGGTCACGAGCCAAGAAAGTTCGGTCTGGTTGATCGCAAAACAATGCAGAAAAAGGCCAGAGAAATTGTCGGGCAATACAATCTGAATATAGATGTGACTCAGCCTCTCAATCATTTTTCTGTCGCCATTCAACAAGTGATAGCCATCGCCAGAGCTGTATCGCTCTCGGCAAAGATTTTAATACTGGACGAACCGACTGCCAGTCTGGACAGCAACGAAGTGGAAATGCTGTACGGCATTATGCGCAATTTGCGCGACCAAGGGATCAGTCTGGTTTTCATTACCCACTTTTTAGATCAGGTCTACGAAGTAAGCGATCGTATTACCGTATTGCGTAACGGAGAGCTGGTTGGCTCAGAAGAAACCACCAAGCTGCCACGGATCGAGCTAATCAAAATGATGCTGGGCCGTGAACTGGAAGACAACGCACTGGAAAGAGTCGGTAAAACACGGTTAAGCGATAACCCAATCGCTAAATTTGTTCAGTTTGGTAAAAAAGGGACGATTGAACCCTTTGATCTGGAAATTTTCCCCGGAGAAATTGTCGGCTTAGCCGGGCTGCTTGGCTCAGGCCGAACCGAGACAGCTCAGGTAATTTTTGGTATTGAACCCAATGACAGTGGCGAAAGTTATATCAAAGACAAATCGGTGAAAATCCGTTCAGCCAGACAAGCCTCATCTTTGGGGTTCGGTTTTTGTCCTGAAGACCGGAAAACCGACGGAATCATCGCCTCGGCATCGGTTCGTGAGAATATCATTCTGGCACTACAGGCACAGCGCGGCTGGTTCAGACCTCTTTCCAGAACTGAGCAGGAAGAAGCCTCAGAACGGTTTATCAGGCAACTTTCAATCAAAACACCGAGCATAGAACAACCGATAGAATTTTTATCGGGAGGCAATCAGCAGAAAGTCCTGCTGGCCCGCTGGCTGCTAACCAAACCTAAGTTCCTCATTCTCGATGAACCGACCCGGGGTATTGACGTCGGGGCACATGCGGAAATCATTCGGTTGATTGAATCATTGTGTGCGAACGGGCTGGGTCTACTCGTTATCTCTTCCGAACTGGAAGAACTGGTCGGTTACGCAGACAGAGTCATCGTACTGAGAGACCGTAAACAGGTGGCAGAACTTCCCGCAGAAGATCTGTCGGTTCCCAACATCATGCAAGCCATTGCTATGTGA
- the ytfQ gene encoding galactofuranose ABC transporter, galactofuranose-binding protein YtfQ, which produces MLKQITLAAAIGSILLSGSLLAKTLTVGFSQIGSESGWRAAETSVSKTEAEKRGIQLKISDAQQKQENQIKAVRSFIAQGVDAIFIAPVVQTGWEPVLEEARDYDIPVFLLDRGITVDDDSLYMTAVAADSVHEGEVAGNWLIKKVAGKKCNVVELQGTVGASVALDRKEGFAKAISTASNVNIIRTQSGEFTRSKGKEVMESFIKAEANGKNICAVYAHNDDMAIGAIQAIKEAGLKPGSDILIVSIDGVPDIFKAMMNGESNASVELTPNMAGPAFDALIAYKKDGTMPPKHIQTESKFFEPADAPAQLELKKDMGY; this is translated from the coding sequence ATGTTAAAGCAAATAACATTAGCGGCAGCGATTGGTAGCATCTTGCTATCAGGAAGTTTATTGGCAAAAACGCTGACTGTTGGTTTCTCACAAATTGGTTCTGAGTCTGGCTGGCGAGCTGCTGAAACCAGTGTGTCAAAAACGGAAGCTGAAAAAAGAGGAATTCAACTCAAAATATCCGACGCCCAGCAGAAACAGGAAAACCAGATCAAAGCAGTCCGTTCTTTTATTGCTCAGGGCGTGGATGCGATTTTTATTGCCCCGGTGGTACAGACAGGCTGGGAACCGGTGCTGGAAGAAGCGCGTGATTACGACATCCCGGTGTTCTTGTTAGACCGAGGCATTACCGTCGATGACGACTCGCTGTATATGACAGCCGTAGCTGCTGACAGTGTCCACGAAGGCGAAGTTGCGGGTAACTGGTTAATCAAAAAAGTGGCCGGCAAAAAATGTAATGTCGTCGAGCTTCAGGGAACCGTTGGCGCGAGTGTCGCCTTAGACCGGAAAGAAGGATTCGCGAAAGCGATCAGCACCGCTTCGAACGTAAACATCATTCGGACTCAATCTGGCGAATTTACCCGGAGTAAAGGTAAAGAAGTCATGGAAAGCTTTATCAAAGCCGAAGCGAACGGGAAAAATATCTGTGCGGTTTATGCACATAACGATGATATGGCCATCGGTGCCATTCAGGCGATCAAAGAAGCCGGTCTGAAACCGGGCAGTGATATTCTGATTGTATCTATCGATGGTGTGCCGGATATTTTCAAAGCGATGATGAACGGAGAATCAAACGCTTCAGTAGAACTGACACCAAATATGGCCGGTCCTGCATTTGATGCCCTGATCGCTTATAAGAAAGACGGTACAATGCCTCCGAAACATATTCAAACCGAATCTAAATTCTTTGAACCCGCCGATGCGCCAGCGCAGTTAGAGCTGAAAAAAGACATGGGTTATTAA
- a CDS encoding SH3 domain-containing protein produces MIRILQTLLFIFVLVGCEQSVPPPSDQSMIDLFLSKRDVFEQLQRKICNDGFQTVSMDPEWSEPDNISELKKKEYYALFNQIGVTQLQSYDGCRAKFSVWAMGWAGDADYKSYQYRPLKPENVVSSLDNLPLNQTDIVMFYRKIDTNWYISYAHWP; encoded by the coding sequence ATGATCAGAATTCTACAAACTTTGTTGTTTATATTTGTACTTGTAGGATGTGAGCAAAGTGTTCCTCCACCAAGTGATCAGTCTATGATTGATCTTTTCCTATCTAAACGAGATGTTTTTGAACAGCTACAACGGAAGATATGCAACGATGGTTTTCAAACAGTAAGTATGGATCCAGAATGGTCAGAACCTGATAATATCTCTGAATTGAAAAAGAAAGAATACTACGCGTTATTTAATCAAATAGGTGTAACTCAACTTCAGTCCTACGACGGTTGCAGGGCAAAATTTTCTGTCTGGGCTATGGGGTGGGCAGGCGATGCAGATTATAAAAGCTACCAGTACCGCCCTCTCAAACCTGAAAATGTGGTTTCAAGTCTTGATAATCTGCCTTTAAATCAAACCGATATTGTTATGTTTTATCGCAAAATTGATACAAACTGGTATATCTCATATGCTCACTGGCCGTAG